CACCCCCAATTAATGCTTCCTGGGATACAAGTCCATTTTCAGAGCTAGAAGTGTCTTCTTATCAAAGGTCTTTTTATTTGTATCGATCATGGGCATAGTGGTCAATCCATGGACTGAACCATGGATCCCTGAGTTCAATCCTTTGAATGCCACTTTCCATCTTGTCTTGAATATCCCTAGCAGATTTCATTGATCATAGCTCTCTATCAACAAAACTGACCACATATTATCACATTGTTGATCACTTCGCTGTTGCTGCATGGAATTTTGCAGGCTTTAGTCACCCTCCTAGTTCGACATCTATCCAATTTTGGATTTCTTCCCAAGCCATAAGTTCGCTTCAGATTACTTTTAATGTAGCAATAAGGGTTTCAAGCGCAGGAAACACGCCATCTATATTAAATGGACTCCTCACCATCcacattttattaaaattaatgttGATGGTTCGTGTATGGGTTCTACGCCATGATCGGCAGgtgtaggggggggggggggtttatcaTCAGAGATGATCAAGGACATTTCATTTTGGATTTCGCTGAGTAAGTTGGGATCATATTTCCTTAAGTAGCTGAAGCTCTAGTCATTCGGCAAGCAATATTATACATAGCTGTGAGAGTGGTCATTGAAATATTATTTTGGGAAGTGATAATTTGTTAGTGTGATTAAACtacttaaaacttaaaagagtATTCTAACATCCTCTGTGGCGCATCTCTCATATTCTCAAGGATTGCCTTCATTTTCTCTCAAGGTTCAATGTCTTATGCTTCCATCTTATTTGTAGCGaagtgatgaggcataaaacacctgACCAATCAGAAGCTGCCACATGGTCGAGCGGAGGTCATTCCAAGAAACGAATCAAGCTAAGCGAAAGACCGGGCCGACCCGATCTTCGACAAACCGTACTACTTGGCTGAGCTCTTCAGACACATCCAAGTCAACCAGACGCTGAGCCAAACCCGTACAGGTCCGACGAGGCCGGCCTAGTAGGCCGAGCTCTTCGACCGATCTCTGGCCGCACGGCACGGCAGATCGGTACTCACCCAAAGATCCCCATCACGGCTGAGCTGGACGCCCGCCGACCCCATGGTCCGAGCCTACGCAGGTCGGCCTCGATTGGAGCACCATGGCGCGGCCAAGCCCACACAACTAGtgatgaccctcaggtcataCAGACCGAGGCTGAGCTCTAAGGCCGAGctccgaggccgagctctccacgaaggctaccatagcgccccatcGGAGATCACGGCGCCACGTCAGCAccacccgagaatcacgggataagaatcgagtcacgatctcatcacgataccgaatcacactcccattaggacacttaccttaacaagagtccgaccccgaaggaaactctccactccactccgctccgctgagaagagccttaccaaacaaggactcttaccatactaggactcctccaaccgcctcatctccctctataaatactaaggtatggggctctattgctcatctcacttttactagcagttacgctgttgcacttgggatctaactttagcatcggagagtcctaggccggagccacaccggttctcttgtgctcatcacttggtctttacaggctcatccgtgggcgaaccaagcatcagagatttccacacgcaacatgaaattttttttgtagcAGATGCCTTAGCTAATTTCGGATACATGTAACCATAAAGCTTTCATTATTTCCTCCCTTTTATCTTTTGATCCTTATTTTGCTACTACGTAGTTTAGTGTTCTGTAATTCTTTCAAAGAGTAATTAAGGTatgtttcttacatataaaaaaattagtttCATACCAGAGTTAAATAATAGGAATTGACAAAATACACCTTAAGTAGTAGTCAAAGGACTGTGGACCTCATCTGGAAACCGATAATTTAGAATCTCACATACTGTGCACGATCCATCAAGTGATTGCAGTGATGTCCTCATAGTGTAGGCATTTTCAATGAgagtatgcattcttggaatgcattatatgtcaatttcacattcttggACTATAAAAATTACTATCATCCGAAATATGAAATCTacctagaatgcatatcaaacacaggaAGTGAAAACCAATTAAGCCGTACTCTTTTCCTAGGTTTAAAGGATGGGGTGACCTATAAACAATGATCATCATAATCTAAACTATTGGGAACTTGTctaattttatttgaatgtaaTGAAGATTGTGGATATCATGGGCCTGTTTCTCTATCTTCCCATATTAAATTCTGTCGATCatagaaactgaaatttttaTGGTTGTAGGCAGtacttcaaccaaaaaaaagaagttatgaTTGGAGATTACAATAGTTGTCATTGATGACCAGCACAAAATAacaaattacaataataaatTGCAATGTCAGtttgagttcttttttctttcccttttatttaatAGGAAAAACACTAGCATGGAAAACCACCACACCCTCCAAGgcccaaaagaaaattttgccTGTCCATGATGCTGAGCCTATAAACATTGAAAATTCAATCTTTGCCATGTGTGAAGACTGGTATTGATAAAATGAACTTTGTTGGATTCATGTATCTGATTTTCCTCTTATATCATAATTATTTAACTATAAATAATAAAGGAGATATAGATAATGATGTTGCATAAAGAATTTAGAGAATGGTGAATGAAATGGaggcatggttctaagtattggtattgtatcgtTCGTATCGGGTGATATGTATCGGTTTTGTTAGTCGTTGATATCGATACCATACTGATACTGTGTCGATAGTACGGTACGGAcaaaggataaaatggtcaaaaaattcatttttaaaagaaattcaggggtatttttgtctgatacagtcgatccaggccgataccgtGTTGGTAGtatggtacggacaaggggtaaaatgaacaaacaactcatttttttaagaaattcaaggatatttttgtccgatacagccgatctaggccaatatcgtatcggtatcatatcggttttgtgGGTCgccgatacccgttccgataccgtgcactaaaaccatgagtgGAGGGGTGTGTACAGAGTATTGTGTGATCAACATActtttttaaaaagggaaaagaacgtTACCTGATTGCGTGGcacctatgcctagacacaggtGAGCACGCAATGATCGCtccacccccatggaaaggcagaaatcccctggaaaaaaaatcctctacagtgccCTAATCTAGCAATGCACTGCAATGTGGCCTGAGAGCTCGTCACGTGGAAGATGCGATATCCAACggtgccgagctcgagaagaaagacaagaaaagaaaaaaaaaaaaaaaaaaactgccttgcatcgagctcgcatcgttggatgaagcttcttccacgtgtcgagctcttaAGGACGCATTGCAGTGCACCACTAGATGCCCGCACCAGCactgcaaaggattttaatccgAAATCCCTCCCATGATGTTTGTGGGTATGTTCCCATTGGCCCCCGTGCTGGCTTACAGACCACGTGACTTGGTATACTCTCTTGCCCactcaaaggaaaatttattAGACAGTTATACAGCCACCAATAATGTATAGAGCTGAATGATGGGTAGTgaaaaaacaacatataaattaaataaacttaGTGTACCTAataaggatgttgagatggatgaaagataaaagtagaagaagataaaataaggatTCAACAAATTATAACTAATCTAAGAGTAGCCTTGATCTATAATAAGTTGCGAGAAAATCATTCAAAACTTAACTAGTAATAAATATAACTCTGAATAGAACTCATTGGAGAGAAAGATCCATGTAACCGATCCCATTTAATTGTAATAATGCTAAATTATTGTTATCCTAGCTATTCAACTGTAGTTAACCTACATATTATATTGACTTctcaatgatttttctttctttaacttAATTTTTCCACACTTTTAATAGTTTGCTGAGGATGAAAGTTGAGAGGCAAATACAGAACCATACATGTGGGGACCTACCTACCTGTGCAACAAACCTGAGTGCCACTTTCACTATTACATATGCCAAACAGAAAGATCAGTTGGTGTTGGGGATATGCTACCCTTTGCCCTAGGGCTAATATCCATTTGGATTTTTTAGAATAACCTGCCCTGTACAGAATGCAGAAGGGGATTCAATTAGTAACAACAGAAAAGAACTGATAACCTTTCTCTGGTCTCCAACATTCATTCATGAATTTGCCACTAGTGGCCCCACCATATATTTATTACAATCTCACTTTCGTCATGAATCGTCAGACAATTGTGgaccaacccaacccaatccaaCGACCCCAGCCACACGCAAACAAGTACGAATCCACAAATTTCTCTGCTTCTCTGCTCCAGCTTTAATTCCAATCAAAAGCTCAGAAATGGGTCAGGTGATCAGGTCATGTTAACCACTTAGAAGTAAGAAACCATATGCACAGAGCATGAACTTGttctgtttgtttgtttttgggttcttctgtAGATCCGATACCGGATTTATATATCCGTGTTGAACACCAAtgaacaaatattttttttttttttttttaaatgtttcaATATATTACCCAAATAATGGATTGTTCATTATGCCTAAACTGCCGGGTCTAGAGTCTCTCCACGAGTTTGTGGGGATGGATCAGGAATCATCACCAGGTCTCACAGGTTCTAtgaggcatttcatcaaacagtAGTGCTTGAGTTGCTGGTGTATCAAAAACCTCAAAAGGGCTCTGAAATTATGCCACTTTGGGTATTCATTTGTCAATTCTCAATCTcatttgtcttttcttttgtctttcttGCTTCGACCCGTTGCCTCTTCTCCTCCCAAATTCCCCATCAGAAGATTAGAAGAGAACAGTGGAGGTGAGCCCCTACACACCCTAACAGTCACTCTTTGCACGCTTGAAAGCTTTTGATATTTGAACACACAATGCTTTATTGCCATctgctttctttctcttttttcaaagacCACACTCATGAGTCACTATAATACCTTATCCCATCAAGCCATGCCCTACTCCTTGACATGCGTAACATAGATTATATTACTAATGTGGATTGACGCCTATTTTCTTAAGAAAATTGGCCACCCTTTGTCCCTTAAAGTCAATCCACAGTTATTACAGATTGTTTGCTTTTAGAAAGATATCTTTAAGGTAAACCTTGAAGCAGCAAACATCGATCATGAGTCATGACTACTAGAtaacccatatatatatatatatatatttaacttAATTAACCTAACAACCCACCTTCACCTTTTCTATGCAATAATGCTGGCTGAGTAGGACTACTACTACTTGGTCTATTTATCCTTTGGTATTTGTGAAATTTGCAAAAAGAGTcatcaaaacaataaaaagaaaagaacccaTAATGTAAACATCAAAAAAACCCATTCTATCATTCCAAATTCCAACTCTTAACTTCAATTAACAATGTTCCCTGTTCTTTCAatgtcaaaagattcaaagtaGGAACCACAGCTAGAACCAAAAATAGTTCGAGAACTTGGCTTTACACTGACTCCTCTTGGAAgccaaaaaagcaaagaaacaaaaaaaagcacAAACAAGCACTATCAGATAGTATAagatccaaaaaaccaaaaagaagcatctttttttctcttctcatctCCTTTTCCATGAGATAAAATCATCAGGTTTACAATATGTCATCAACCCTTTTTTGCTTAAAACCATACatcatatgtatatatcacaTAAAAGTAAAGTTTCTTCTCCATATAAACATATCCTCATGCAACACAACCGGGCATTAGGCATGAGAAGAAACCCATCTTcttctgcaaaaaaaaaaagattaaaccGTTAGAAAATGATTCACATGTAAGTAAGATAACATGTTCTTGGGACTTGGAGTAATAGGGTTCAGAACTAGGTAATTAGGAAGCTCAAAATAAACTTTTAAGTATATAAAAGTACGTAATGTTAATCTTTAATCATAAGAACAGAGGATGAATGGAATAGGGTGATGTAGGGGGGGGTGGTGTGGAAGGCTTACCCTCTTAGGGTAGTTGTGAAGGAGGTCTGGGGGAATTTTGTACAGATCTTCGTCCACAGCTTTAGGCGCCCTAGGTGGAGGGGAGTATGGGTGAGGTTTCTGCTCTGAGCTTGGTGGTTCCGTCACGTCACAGACTCTACCCTGTTTCCTCTGCTCCTTGACATGCGTTGGGTAACGCCTTTCCGCCCCTTTAGCCTGCATCATTCTCGACACGTCCATATCGTTAATTCCATTATAATCTATACATACTTATACGGATACACATACATAAATGTACAGAGATAAGTGATACGATACAGTCCGTTAGTATACCTATACACATGTACATCTACAGAGAGAGATTCTATTTGGGTAAGCACCAAATATTCTCCATTCGTAGTACAGGGGGAGAATTTATAGTAGAGAGATGGCCCCTACATAGCTACATGCACTGATGCGAGCAGAGGAAAAGAAGCAAAGAACCCATTCCGGattccaaaaaaagaagaaaaatatgaagAACCCATATGAGTGAAGAGAGAATATCCTACATATGAAATGCTGAAAGGGGGAATTTAAGAAATCTCTGAGTCGGAGAGATGAGAAGAAACATAGAACAAAGGAACAGAAGCCATTTGGATAATAAGGAAATCTAGTCCATTTGAGGTTTGAATACAGGCTAGGAATGGCgaatttaagaaaaaattagagagagagagagagagagagagagagagagagagagagagatgagaacaGAGGGATGCAAAGTCAAAAGAGCCCATGTgggtaaagaagaagaaagctccTCCATTAGAAGTGTAGAATGGAGATTTGAACAGAattgagttttaaaaaaaatgataggtTACCTTGCGGCGACAAACAACAGTCTTGACAGGTTTCTTCAGATCATCACCATAGAAATCGTCTACAACGTACAAATCACGCTCTTCAGAGCTGTAACGAATCAACCCAGCTTGTCTAGCAGACTCAAAGTACTGTGTAATAGGGAGGTCATTCGCGTAATCCCAGTTACCAAATGCAGGGATATGACTCCTTCTGTAGTCCTAAAATAACCAgatgaaaacaaaaacaagtgAAGTCAGCACTCAGAGATATCCCCTGTgaaagaatcaagaagaagaagaagaagtgattgTGATCTGTGACTTTAGGGTGATGGTTTGTCAATCAAACTTACATCCATGGCTGTgacagaggaagaagatcaGGAATCGTCTCTGGAGAGTGAAAGAAGAACAAATAGAGAATCCAAGAGCTCTCTTAGCAAAAGGGCTTGTCTTTTGTTTCTCTGCGGTGGTTGTGGCACTGGAAGAAAAGGGTAGTGAACCTAAAAAGGCAGAGGGGAGCGAGAGAGCAAGAGAGTTTCTTATTGGCATAAATTCTAACCAATTAAATAGAGTGACAGGAGAGAGACCTCAGTATTCCGCAGTTTCTAAACAGAGAAGCGTCTTGGCTCTTGCAAACACAcagagaaaatgagagagagagagaaaccctTTTCaacttttactttttttggttgcTTTTGCTTGTTGTCGCTGGTAATCTCTTATTCCAATGAGATTCTAAAGGTCGTCTCGGATCTCAAGGCATGTAAAAACCTTACCCCACGTATACAATAGagggtaagagagagagagagagagagagagagagagaccaactTAAAAGGAAAGGAGAGGGAGGTAGGGAGAGAACAAAGTGGAGAGACTAGATGGTATTTCTCTCTCCACTGCTCTCCTCCAGACTCTTGGCTTTGGCTTTTTTTGAGTATATGGGCCAGTGGGCTTCAGTGACTTTCTACTGTTCTGGTTTCCATTCTCATCAACTTCCTCGAGGAGTGAAATGCTCTGATGCTTTGACCTATTAGTTTCTAGGTTTTTGGGTATCTTAGTAAATGACTATAACACCCCTATATAGGGTTCATAAATGACAAATCACACTGTAGTAGTTaagatttgaaaaaagaaaacaaagggaaGACCAGGAATGACCAGAAGTGTGGCAGGTCAACCTAAACGGcaacaacagaagagttaagaaGGGGAGAGAATGGATAGGAGACCAGTAGGTTATAGTGTTCACTTTTGCTCTTCTTTATAAAGACTGGCTGACTCTGTACCTCAGTGCCGGCAGAGAGGGGAGCGAAGAGCTCGAATTCCCAagtggaagagaagagagagaagacagagaagGGTTTTACCATATCACGTTGACAGTATGGCTTAAAACTAAATAAAGACTTTTTAGGGTGCCAAATGCCTCGTAAACTGCCTTCTACATTTTAATATACACAATTTGAGGTTGGATAGTTTGAATCTAAGatttaaaaactcaaattttAGCACGGGATTTGCCTCAGTCTCTCTCGATTGATTCAAATCGAATCAGAGTCGGTGGGTGAGGAATTAGTTAAGATCAGGGTTACAGGACCGGTTTCGGCTGCAGGAATAGTCTCCATCGATGCTAATTTGGATCATCCTTCAGTGTGATctaagtggtcatgggtttgagtctcgAAGCAGTCTCTCTGTAAGGGGATAAAATCCCGCAAGAACGAGAGAGAGCTTCATGCATTGAGTATACTATTTCAGTTTGGATTGAACAGAATTATCCCTAGTTTATCCTTGATCTTTTTTGGGGATTACCAATTCCGATTCCTATAACTATGGTTGAGATTAGtagaaaattttagaaaatgaaCTCAAAAAAATGCAAACATTTTGGGTGAGAGattcttatttaaaaaatttatatttttaattttaggaGATAAGGTTTATTGATCTTCAGTTATTTTATCAactaaaagaaggaaaacagGTACAACAAAAAACAGAGGAAATAAATGCATTCAAGTCTGATTCGGAAATGAGATTTGAGAATGAGACACAGACCGCACAATACAAAGGAATCAGTCAATGCACTGGTTTCAATTCCATTCTTAAAATCATGTGGGAATCTTGAAATAAATCGGATCAAATATGTTATTGGTAAAACCTGATCTCAATTTAATTCAGGAAGTATTGTTGATTTTCCCGTAATTATAACAGCGGTTCTGCTTGTCGGGTGAGCATGCTATAGGGATAGACAACCCCACACCCAAGAAgtgttgggggagggggggggttggagTCTAACCAAATTTTTTTAGGAATCTTTTATATTGGGGTAATTTTGTACCTTTAGGGATTATGATGTCTCTATATTGTACTGCATGAATCATTATGTAAAGGGTTATCTCGTAAAGAAGCATGTGTGagggttttatattttcttaatcAAAATAGTGGAAGCTGATTATTGCTCGGCCATGGATGTAACCTATCTCTCACTATTCTTTTGCGTTGTTAATTCTTAACAAAGCATTGAACCAAAAAGTGACCAATTGTCTCAATAATGACTTTATTCTGAATTGACCTGGTTTGATTGGTCAAAAATCGATCACAACCAAACATTGTCAAGCAACTTCAGAGTTACAAATATGATCAATCATCCGGGTCTTGGCTGCTCTATTAAAAACAAAACGAATTTTCTGCTTTAATTTGGACCATTTTTGAGATTACCACTATGTAGTGAACCAAAACAAAGTCAGATTCTAACTTCTAATCCAACCCAGTTCAATCATCCACTTCGGTTCAGTTTTTAAAATTATGTTTTTAAAGTCCTCTGTGGTGCTCTTAAATCCAACCAACAACAAGAAGCAAACTGAACAAAGCATGTATATATAATAGATTTCTTATTGAAACCACAAAGAGAGCATATATAGGAATATAATTGTTAAACCTTCACGGTGGAACAAAGCATGTAGAATAGATTCCTCTTGTGGAATATGTTTTCTAAATAGAAAGAATATAGCTCTTAAAACTTTAGTACAATATTTCCAAATGAAATGTTTAAAGCTTTGGTAACAAAGGCAGATGCCAAAGATGAAACCAAAAAGAAACATCCCTTGTCCATCTGATATACTTAAAATCCACCCACTTATGACAAGTTGACGCGTGACAAGGCTAGAACGAGATACTCAAACTACTACTATATATATAGATTCATTAAGTCAACATTGCAGTATGTCAGAGATGTTAGGACGCGCCAC
The sequence above is a segment of the Telopea speciosissima isolate NSW1024214 ecotype Mountain lineage chromosome 7, Tspe_v1, whole genome shotgun sequence genome. Coding sequences within it:
- the LOC122669217 gene encoding uncharacterized protein LOC122669217, translating into MDDYRRSHIPAFGNWDYANDLPITQYFESARQAGLIRYSSEERDLYVVDDFYGDDLKKPVKTVVCRRKAKGAERRYPTHVKEQRKQGRVCDVTEPPSSEQKPHPYSPPPRAPKAVDEDLYKIPPDLLHNYPKRKKMGFFSCLMPGCVA